The Solidesulfovibrio fructosivorans JJ] nucleotide sequence GGCGCACCTTGGCGTTGAACTGCACCTGGTACTCGACGCCGCGATAGGCCTCGATATGACCTTTCTGGCGGCCGTAGCCGCGCACTTCGGTGACGGTGAGCCCATGGATGCCGATCTTGTCCAGGGCGTCCTTGACCTCGTCAAGCTTGAACGGCTTGATGATGGCTTCGATTTTTTTCATGGCGTTCTCCGCGTCTTACCTGTGGGTTTTTTGCAGGACGAATTCCGGATAGGCGGTTACCGCCACTTCGTGCTGGTCCAGACCTTCCAGTTCGTGCTCGGGATCGACCCGAAGCGGGACGATCCGGTCAAGCACCTTGAAAAAGACATACATCACCACGAAGACAAAGACAAAGTTGGTGCAGATGCCGACGATCTGGGCCACGAGCTGGCCGCCGTCGCCGTAGAAAAGTCCTCGCACCGTGCCGTCCACGCCGTTTAAGGCGTCGCCGTAGCTGCCGTCGGCGAAAAGGCCCACCGAGAGGAGCCCGAAGGCGCCGTTGACGCCGTGGACCGAGATTGCGCCGACCGGGTCGTCGATCTTGAGCACGCGCTCCACGAAAAAGACGCTTATGCACAAAAGCACCCCGGCAAT carries:
- a CDS encoding P-II family nitrogen regulator, which encodes MKKIEAIIKPFKLDEVKDALDKIGIHGLTVTEVRGYGRQKGHIEAYRGVEYQVQFNAKVRLDIVVPDELAEKAVETIRTTANTGNIGDGKIFVYPVEGVVRIRTGESGDAAI